The segment AAGATCCGCAACAACTGCTCATCGAAATCGCCTTCCGGACGCTTCCGAAATAATATGATACGTTCGACGATGATCATCAGTATCAACCAAAGAAGCCAGCCCCATGCCGAATAGGCTATGACCGTTCTTGCTGTGTCCGCATACACTCCAAACGCACCGGTCACATTGATCTCGAGGTCGACGATATGCTCTATGAACGGAACCGCGACCAGAATAGACAACGGAGTGAGTGCACGACGCAACAGGAAGCCTATCCGACTTTTGCTTTCTCTCCGATTGAGAGCATGATGCATGAACGCAATTACGAGCGCAGACAGTATGAACATCGCTATGGTTGCGAGGACTTTCCATATAGGTGTGTCCCACCAGAAACCACGCAATATATTCGGAATGGCGCTTGACACACCTGCCGGGATGATTGGACCGGTCCACTCGCGAACAGCAACGCTCCACGTTCCGATTCCCAGTGACGATCGTAGCGGCACGCGTTGAATAGCCTCGAACATCCGTGGCGCTGCCCGAATGGTTTCTCCGCTGAATAGGAACTCCCCCTCTCGTGGTCCCTCCGCAATGCGGGCGATTCGAATCGGTGTGCCCGGGATTCGCCATGATGTGGGTGCCGACTCTTCTGCCATCGACTCCAGATCGGGGACATCGGCGGGACTGGGTAGATCGATGCGCCCGAAGATGTCGAGAAGAAAAGCGGACGTCTGCTCTCCGATCCCTTCACGC is part of the Rhodothermales bacterium genome and harbors:
- a CDS encoding mechanosensitive ion channel family protein — protein: MQQIASIATQFSALLDLSSVPEGVREGIGEQTSAFLLDIFGRIDLPSPADVPDLESMAEESAPTSWRIPGTPIRIARIAEGPREGEFLFSGETIRAAPRMFEAIQRVPLRSSLGIGTWSVAVREWTGPIIPAGVSSAIPNILRGFWWDTPIWKVLATIAMFILSALVIAFMHHALNRRESKSRIGFLLRRALTPLSILVAVPFIEHIVDLEINVTGAFGVYADTARTVIAYSAWGWLLWLILMIIVERIILFRKRPEGDFDEQLLRIFAGALGVVGGVIIVGAGAQKVGLPLYSVVAGLGIGGLAVALAVRPTLENMIGGVMLYLDRPVQVGEFCSFGDKTGTIESIGVRTTKIRGADRTLISVPNAVLADMQLINWARCDWMLINQTIGLRFETTPDQIRILLVKVREMIHTHPKIDRDTVRVRYTGPAAASRDVDIRIYALTHDWNEYYAIREDIFLRIDDLVEAAGILYAVRRWR